The sequence CGGTGACGTGGTCGGCGACGAACAGGCTCTTCACCACCTCCCAATCGCCGGCGTCATGGGCGGGACCGACGAACAGACAGGTCTCGATGCGGTCGCCTGCAAACGACGCGGCGCGGTACACGCCGCCGCCCAAATCGCGGTACTCGGCGACATCCGCGCCGGCGACGCCATCGAGCCAGGCCGGCCAGCGCGACAGATCGGCGTTGTCGGCGAAGAGATAGCCGAAGCCGCCGATGACCGTGACGCGGGTCCACAACAGGCCTGGCGGCAAGCCGAGCTGCTTTCGCGACAGTGCAAAGCCGCGGAAGACGTATTCGTAAGGCGCGATCGCAGCGGGCGTCGCCTTGGACTCCGGCTGGCCCGAGAACGGATCGGTGAACGGTGCGACCAGCGCGCCGACGCGGCCGTGCGAGGCGTTCATCGCGCTCCAGTGGATCGGCGCGAACAGCGCGCCGCGCTGCTGGTGCTCGCTGACGACCATTTTAAGGATGCACTGGCCGTAATCGGTGGTGATGCGGGCATAGCCATCATGGGCGATGCCGTATTTGCCGGCGTCGTCGGGATGAACCTCCACGAACGGCTCGGGCAGATGCGCGCCGAGCCGCTGGCTGAGGCCGGTGCGCGTCATGGTGTGCCACTGGTCGCGGATGCGTCCGGTGTTGAGCCTGAGGGGGCGAGAGGCGCCGGTCTCGCTGCGCAGCGCCGGCACCTCGGGTGCGACGAAGCGGCCCTTGCCGTCATTGGTGAAGAAGCCGCCCTGCGCGAAGAAACGTTCGCTGGACGCGCCATCTTCGCGCACCGGCCACTGCACCGGCTTCAACGCGTCGAAGGTCTCATCCGACAGCGCGGCGAGCGCGCCAATGTCGAAATCACGGCTGCCATTGTTCTCGAACGCCGAGAGCGCCGCGTGCTCGCGAAAGATGTCGGCGGCGGATTTGTAATTGAAGCTGTCGCCGAAGCCGAGGCGCTTTGCGGTCTCGCTGAGAATCCACCAATCCGGCCGCGCCTCGCCCGGCGCGGGCAGGAACGCGCGCTGGCGCGAGATCCGGCGTTCGGAATTGGTCACGGTGCCCGACTTCTCACCCCATGCCAGCGCGGGCAGCAGCACGTGCGGGCCGGCCTCGACCGTGTCATTGGAGAGCACGTTCTCGGACAGGACGAACAGCTCGAGCTTCTTCAGCGCCTCGCGCACGACATCCGCATCGGGCAGCGATACTGCTGGGTTCGTGCCCATCACCCACAGCGCCTTGACCTCGCCGCGCTCGATGGCTTCGAACAGCTGCACCGCCTTCAACCCCTCACGGGTGGCGATGCGCGGCGCGTTCCAGAACCGCCTGACACGGTCGATGTCCGGCGGCGTGAAGCTCATGTGCGCGGCGAGCATATTGGCGAGCCCGCCGACCTCGCGGCCGCCCATCGCGTTGGGCTGGCCGGTGAGTGAGAACGGCGAGGCGCCCGGCTTGCCGATACGCCCCGTGGCGAGATGGCAGTTCAGGATGGCGTTGACCTTGTCAGTGCCCTGCGCCGACTGGTTGACGCCCTGCGAATAGAGCGTGACGACACGCGGCGTGTCGCGGAACATCTTGAAGAAGGCCGCAACATCCTGCTCGGAGAGCCCCGTGGCCAGTGCGGTCGCGATGATATTGCCGGCGATGTTACGCGCGCGTGCCAGCGCCTCGTCGAAGCCGGACGTGTTCTGCGCGATGTAATCCTGGTCCAGCGCGCCGTTGTCGGCGAGATGAACGAACAGGCCGGAGAACAGCGCGGTGTCGGTGCCGGGCTTGAGGCCCAGGAACAGGTCGACGTCATCAGCAGTGTCGGTGCGGCGCGGGTCGATCACGATCATGCGCGCGCCGCGCTCCTGCCGGTTCTTCAGCATGCGCTGGAACAGCACGGGGTGGCACCAGGCCGCGTTCGAGCCGACCAATACCAGCAGATCGGCCTGCTCGAGATCTTCGTAGCAGCCGGGCACGGTGTCGGCGCCGAAGGCGCGGCGATGGCCGGCGACCGAGGACGACATGCAGAGCCGCGAATTGGTGTCGACATTGGCGGTGCCGACAAAGCCCTTCATCAGCTTGTTGGCGACGTAATAGTCCTCGGTGAGGAGCTGGCCGGACAAATAGAACGCGACCGCATCAGCGCCGTCGCGCGCCACGATGTGCTGCATGCGGTGGGCGACATGGTCGAGCGCATCGCTCCAGGCGACGCGCTCCAGCACGCCCTTGCAGCGGATCATCGGGTAGAGCAACCGGCTTTCCAGCCCGACGGTCTCGCCGAGCGCGGAGCCCTTCGAGCACAGCCGGCCGAAATTGGCGGGATGATCGGGGTCGCCTGCGATCGCCGCGCCGCCCTTGCCATCGGGTGTCGCCAGCACGCCGCAGCCGACGCCGCAATAGGGACAGGTCGTCCGGGTGGCGCGCAGCGCCGGATCGATCGCCGTCATGTCAGGCTGCCTTGGAGGGGCGCGCAAGCGTGCGGCCGAACATCATGTCGGCGCGGAACGCGGCGACCTTCTCGTGATTGCGGATCAGCTCGAGATACCAGAGCGCATCGACGGTATCGCCGATCAGCACCGCGCCGGTGAGCCGGCCCTCAGTGATGACGAGCTTCTTGTAGGTGCCGCGCCTGAAATCTGACAGCACGAGCGTCTCGCTGCCGTCGGCGCCCATGAAGTCGCCGGCCGAGAACACGCTGACGCCGGACACCTTCAGATTGGTCGAGACCACGCTGCCCTGATAGGCGGCTGGACGGCCGGCGAGATGCCGCGCCAGCACGCGCGCCTGCTCGTAGGCCGGCTCGACCAGACCGTAGCAGGTGCCGCGATGCTCGGCGCATTCGCCGAGCGCGTAGATGTCGGGCGAAGCCGTCTGCATCTCGTCGTTGACGACGATGCCGCGATTGACGGCGATGCCGGCGTCCCTCGCCAGCGCGACGTTGGGCCTGATGCCGGCTGCGAAGATCACGGCATCGGCCTCGATGCGGCTGCCGTCGGCAAGCTCGACCGCCTCGACATGGCCATCGCCGTGGATGCGGGCCGTGGATGCATTGAGCAGGATGCGGATGCCCTTGCGCTCGACCAGCGTCTTGAGCAGGTCGGCGGCCGGGCCGTCGAGCTGGCGCTCCATCAGCCGGTCCATGAGATGCAGCAGCGTCACCGGCGCGCCGGCCTTGGCAAGGCCATACGCTGCTTCGAGACCGAGCAGACCGCCGCCGACCACGACAACGCGCTTCTTTGCAGCCGCCAGCGTCAGCAGCAAGTCGACGTCGCGGCTGTCGCGAAACGTGTGCACACCGGCGAGATCAGCGCCTGGCACATTCAGCCGCAGCGGCGTCGATCCGGTGGCGAGCACGAGCTTGGAATATTCCATGCTCTCCTCGCCTTCGATCTTGAGCTCGCGGCGGCCGGTGTCGATCTCGGTGACACGATAGCCGTAGCGGACCGTGACGCCGCGATCGCGCCACCAGTCGGCCGGGCGGAGCTCGATCTCGTGCGAGCCGGTCTCGCCGGCGAGCACGGAGGAGAGCAGCACGCGATTATAAGCGAGCCGCGGCTCCTCGCCGATCACGGCAACGGCGTAGCGGCCGAGCGCGGTCTTGGCGAGCTCGTCGACCAGACGCGCGGCCGCCATACCGTTACCGACGATGACCAGCGGTTCACTCATGGACGTTCCCTATTCCATAGCCTGCGGTGAGGCTTCCCCCCGCGTACGGAGAGAAGCGGATTCATACCAGGTGTCACACCCTTGCTTCGGCGAGGCTTGAAGCGCCTTCACTCTGTGGGCTGCGACGCAGATAGAACCACCAGGTCAAGCCAAGACAGGAGGCATAAAAGGCGAGATAGATCGCCAGCGCGAGCGACGGTCCGCCGGTCATCGCGATCGACTTGCCGAAACCGCTCGGGATCAGATAGCCGCCGACGGCGCCGACCGCGCCGATGAATCCGACCGCCGCGCCGCTCTCGATGCTCGCCGTCTTCAAAGCGCCGGCGCGCGCCGCATCGCCCTTGCCGCGCACCTTGAACAGGTTCTGCTCGCGGAAGATCGAGGGGATCATCCGGTAGGTCGAACCGTTGCCGATGCCGGTGGTGACGAACAGGATCAGGAACATCGACAGGAAGCCGATGAAGTCCTTTTGCCCGACGAAATAGAGCACGCCGACCGTGGCGCCCGCCATCACGATGAAATTCCAGAAGGTGATGACCGAGCCGCCGATCCTGTCGGCAAGCCAGCCGCCGAACGGGCGCGACAGCGAACCAACGAGAGGCCCGAGGAACGCGATCGCAATCGTGACTTGCGGAAACTGCGTCTTGATCAGCAGCGGAAACGCGGCGGAATAGCCGATGAAGGATCCGAACGTGCCGATATAGAGATAAGCCATGATCCAGGTGTGCTTGCGCTTGACGATCGCGAGCTGGTTCTTCACCGACGATTTCGCCGAGGTGAGGTTATTCATGAAGAACACCGCGCCGAACACCGCGATTGCGATCGGCAGCACCCACATCAGGCCTGCGTTCTGGAGGAAGATGCCGTCGACGGGGCTGGCCTGGAACAGGTTGATGACCGCGAGCGTCATCAGGATCGGGGTCAGGAGCTGCACGCTGGAGACGCCGATATTTCCGCCGGCGGCATTGAGGCCGAGCGCCCATCCCTTCATCCGGTCGGGGAAGAAGAAGGAGATGTTGGTCATGCTGGAGGCGAAATTGCCGCCGCCGAGGCCGGCGGTCGAGGCGACCAGCAGCATCAGCCAGAACGGCGTATCGGGCTGGCCAACGAAATAGGCCAGCGACAGCGTCGGGATGAACAGCACCGCCGCGCTGAAAATGGTCCAGTTGCGGCCGCCGAAGGTCGTCACCGCAAATGTATAGGGAAAGCGCATTAGTGCGCCGATCAGGCCCGGCACCGCGACAAGCTGGAACAGCTGGTCGGTGGTGTAGTGAAAACCTGCCTGCGGCAGCTTGGTGGTGACGATGCTCCAGATCAGCCACACCGAGAAGCCGATATGCTCGGCCAGGATCGACCAGATCAGGTTGCGTCGCGCGATGGTCTTACCCGTCGCATTCCAGAACGCCTCATCTTCGGGGCGCCAGTCTGAAATCCAGGTCGGATTGTCTTCCTTCATTGGAAAAGTCCCTTTCGTTAGGAGGCGCGACACCGACGGGTTGCGGACGCAAAGATGCACGGTCGGGGAAGCCCCCGTTTCGGCGGTGTCACGATTTGAATGATTGACGGCGTCGCTGGCGTCAGAACCCCTAATTCAAGCCCTGTGCCAAATCGCGAGGCGCGATAAAAATCATCATTTTCAAAGGCTTGCGATGAATGATGAAATATTGATCACGCCTACAATTGCATCAAAAATTTGCGGGACGCTCATTTCTTGAATAGCGATTCGCCCGTTGATTGTGCGGCGCACAAGGCTTGGGCATGCGCCCGTTTTTTCGCCATCGCGCGATCGGCCCAAGGTCGATCAGGCCTGCACGAAGGGGCCCATCTCCTGTCCAACAAGCAAAATTCCGGACCGCGTCGCCCTGCCCGCCGTCTGGCACGTCGATTGCTTCATGATGCCTGGTCAACGATGACTGACAGTGAGCCGGAGCGTTGAGCCACCGAGGGTCACTGGGATAGCGAAGCCTGTTCGCTGGTCCGCCGAGGCGCGGTCATCGTGACGCTATCCCTTGCCATATCGATGTCCTTGCTCTGGCACGCGCTCCCGACCATCGGGCGCGTCGCTCACTGGTCTGACAGAGGCGCCGGTCCAGTACGGGCCGCGTCGATCGTTCACATGAGCAAAAGGAACAATTGATGTCGTATCTCGCGCCTTCGGAATTCGTCACCAAGATGGTGGATGCGGGCGAGTCCAAGATCTTCATGTCCACCCGGGATACCATCATCCGCGCCTACATGGCCGGCGCGATCCTCACGCTCGGCGCATGGTTCGCCATCACGATCAACGTCAACACGGGCCAGCCGCTGATCGGCGCGATGCTGTTTCCCGTCGGCTTCATCATGTTGTACCTGCTCGGCTTCGATCTGCTCACCGGCGTGTTCGTGCTCTCGCCGCTCGCCTTGATCGACAAGCGTCCCGGCGTCACGCTTGGCGGCGTCCTGCGCAACTGGGGCCTGGTCTTCGTCGGCAACTTCGCTGGCGCCATCACCGTCGCCTTCATGATGGCCTTCGTCACGACGTTCGGTTTCACGCAAGAGCCCGACAAGGTCGGCGCCGCCATCGGCAACATCGGTGAAGGCCGAACGCTCGGCTATGCCGCGCATGGCGCCGCCGGCATGGCAACGCTGTTCATGCGCGGCATGCTCTGCAACTGGATGGTCTCGACCGGGGTCGTCGGCGCCATGGTCTCGACCTCGGTCCCCGGCAAGGTCATCGCGATGTGGATGCCCATCATGCTGTTCTTCTACATGGTGTTCGAGCATTCGGTCGTGAACATGTTCCTGTTCCCGTCGGGCCTGATGCTGCACGCAAAATTCTCGATCCTGGACTATCTGATCTGGAACGAGATCCCGACCGTGCTCGGCAACCTCGTCGGCGGCCTCGCCTTCACCGGGATGACGCTCTACGCCACGCACGTCATGACCAAGCCGAAGCGCCAGGCCGGCAAGGCCACGCCGCCCCGCGTTGCGGCCTGATCTCACGCACCTCAACAAGGGAGCCTCGCCCGGTCAGGGTGAAGCTCCCTTTGCCTCGGTGATGACGATGTCCCGCGGACTCCATATCTCGGTCGGCCAGCACTCAGACAAGGGCCGCAAGCCCGTCAACCAGGATTTTCACGGCATCCTGATTCCGGACGAGCCGCTGCTCAGCTTGAAGGGCATCGCGGCCGTCCTCGCCGACGGCATCTCCAGCAGCACGGTGAGCCAGATCGCCAGCGAGTCGGCGGTCAAGAGCTTCCTGATGGACTATTACTGCACGTCGCAATCCTGGACGGTGAAGACGTCCGCCCGCCGCGTGCTGGACGCCACCAATTCCTGGCTGCACGCACAGACGCGCAAGAGCCAATATGCCTATGACCGCGACAAGGGCTATGTCTGCACGCTGAGCGCCATGGTCATCAAGGCGACAACCGCTCACATCTTCCACGTCGGCGACTGCCGCGTCTACCGCGTCGCCGGCAAGGCGCTCGAGCAGCTGACCGACGATCACCGCATCATCGTGTCCTCGGAGCAGACCTATCTCGGCCGCGCGCTCGGCATTAATCCGCAGCTCGAAATCGACTACCAGGCCGTCGAGGTCCAGGCCGGTGACACCTTCCTGCTGGCAACCGACGGCGCCTACGAATTCGTCGATGCTCGTTTCGTCACGAGCGCCATCAACGAGCATGCAGCCGAGCTCGACGGGGCGGCGAAGGCGATCGTCGAGGAGGCCTACCGGCGCGGCAGCGACGACAACATCACCGTCCAGATTCTCCGCATCGACGCGGTGCCGCAGCGCGAGCCCTCAGGCATCTTCAACCAGAGCTCGGAACTGCCGCTTCCGCCGCTGCCGGAGCCGCGCGCGATCTTCGACGGCTACAGGATCATCCGGGAAATCCACGGCAGCAGCCGCAGTCACATCTATCTCGCCGTCGACACCGAAACCGAGCAGCCGGTCGCGCTCAAACTGCCGTCGATCGACCTGCGCGACAACGCTGCTTACCTGAAGCGCTTCCTGATGGAGGAATGGATCGCGCGCCGGATCGACAGCCCGCACGTGCTCAAACCGCTGTCACAGTCGCGGCGGCGCGGCTATCTCTACGTCGCCACCGAATTCGTCGAAGGGCAGACCCTGAAGCAGTGGATGACCGACAATCCACGCCCCGATCTCGAAACCGTGCGTGGCCTGATCGAGCAGATCGCGGCGGGCCTGCGCGCCTTCCACCGCATGGAGATGCTGCATCAGGATCTCAGGCCGGACAACATCCTGATCGACAAGACCGGCACCGCGAAGATCATCGACTTCGGTTCGGCCAGGGTCGCCGGCGTCGCCGAGGCCGCGCCGCCGGATGAGACCGACGACATCCTGGGAACGGTGCAGTACACCGCGCCGGAATATTTTCTCGGGCAAGGCGGCTCGCCGCGCTCCGACATGTTTTCGCTGGCCGTGATCTGCTACCAGATGCTGACCGGCAAGCTCCCCTACGGCACCCAGGTCGCCAGGATCCGGCGCAAGGCGGACGTACGGCGGCTCAAATATCGCCCGGCCGACGACGACCGCAACGTGCCCGCCTGGATCGACGGCGCGCTGCGCCGCGCGCTGCATCCTGATCCCTACAAGCGCCACGAGGACCTGTCCGAATTCGTCTTCGAGCTGCGCACGCCCAATCCGGCCTATCTCGACACGCGGATCACGCCCCTCTTGGAGCGCAGCCCGCTGATGTTCTGGAAACTGACCTCGGCGGCGCTCGCCTGCGCCGTCGTCGTGCTGCTGGCATTGCTGCACGCGCGCTGATCGGGAGCGTCGCACAGGCCCCGGCGATCACCACGTGATTAGCGGAGAGCGATGCAGCCACGCATCGGCGCGCACCTGATCCAGGACAAATCTCGCAACGTCTTCCCGCGATATGGATCCGCCATGGAAGCCGGACAGATCGGTGAGCGCCCTGACGGCGCCGCTGCCGGGCTTGTTGTTCAGAATGGAAGGCCGAACGAGAATCCAATCGAGTCCGCTGTCTCTGACGATCGCCTCCTGCCGGTTCTTGTCGGCATACACTTTGCGCAAAAGCAGCGGGAAGATCAGCTTATCGAAAACAAACCCGCCATGGCTGGCACTGTCGCCGGCGCCGATGCCTGTGATGCAGATCAGACGCGAGACCTCCTCCGCTTTCATCGCGTTCACAAGCGCGCGCGTCCCGGTCGAGAGCAGCGTCACCTCGCGGAACGGACTGGCCGGCGTGCCGAGTGCGCTGACCACGGCATCCCGGCCTTTGAGCGCCTCGCGCAGGGCGGACTCGTCGCGGGCATCACCGATGACGAGGTTCGCGCCCTTCAGATCGCCCGCCTTTTCGGCGGACCGCACGAGCACGGTGACGTCGTGGCCTCGCGCGGCGGCCTGGCTGACGATCAGGCGACCGGTGGCTCCGGTCGCGCCAAGGACCAGGAGCTTCGGCGGATCAGGGGCAGTCGAATGAGTCATGACGGAATTCCCTCTTGTTGGATTGCGGATTGTGATCAGGCCGAAGCCGCGATCTCGGAAACGAAGTCGCGATAGGTGCGCAGCGGACGGCCCAAGAGCGCGGTCAGACGCGCGACGTCGCCCGCCTCCGGGATCATTCCTTCGGTGAGGAAACGCTCGCTCATCAGCCGCATGTCGAAGGCCATCCAGCTCGGCATAAATTGCCTGAGGTTCTTCTCGAAGCCGGCGGTATCGTCGCCGGGATAGGTGATCGTGCGACCGAGCACCTCCGACCAGACCGCAGCGGCTTTCGCGCCGGTCAGCGTGTCGGGACCGACGAGGTTGATGCGCTCGACCGGAAGCGACGTTGCGGATCGCTCGCGGCGGACGAGCTCGATGGCGGCGACCTCGCCGATGTCGCGCGCGTCGATCATGGCGAGGCCCTTGCTGCCGATCGGCATGGGGTAGACGCCGTAGCCGGTCACCACGTCCTTGACCGTGAGATCGTTGTTCATGAAGTAGGCGGGACGCAGGATGGTGGCGTTGAAGCCCATCTGCTCGATCATCCGCTCGACGCCGAATTTACCCGCGAAATGCG comes from Bradyrhizobium diazoefficiens and encodes:
- a CDS encoding nitrate reductase translates to MTAIDPALRATRTTCPYCGVGCGVLATPDGKGGAAIAGDPDHPANFGRLCSKGSALGETVGLESRLLYPMIRCKGVLERVAWSDALDHVAHRMQHIVARDGADAVAFYLSGQLLTEDYYVANKLMKGFVGTANVDTNSRLCMSSSVAGHRRAFGADTVPGCYEDLEQADLLVLVGSNAAWCHPVLFQRMLKNRQERGARMIVIDPRRTDTADDVDLFLGLKPGTDTALFSGLFVHLADNGALDQDYIAQNTSGFDEALARARNIAGNIIATALATGLSEQDVAAFFKMFRDTPRVVTLYSQGVNQSAQGTDKVNAILNCHLATGRIGKPGASPFSLTGQPNAMGGREVGGLANMLAAHMSFTPPDIDRVRRFWNAPRIATREGLKAVQLFEAIERGEVKALWVMGTNPAVSLPDADVVREALKKLELFVLSENVLSNDTVEAGPHVLLPALAWGEKSGTVTNSERRISRQRAFLPAPGEARPDWWILSETAKRLGFGDSFNYKSAADIFREHAALSAFENNGSRDFDIGALAALSDETFDALKPVQWPVREDGASSERFFAQGGFFTNDGKGRFVAPEVPALRSETGASRPLRLNTGRIRDQWHTMTRTGLSQRLGAHLPEPFVEVHPDDAGKYGIAHDGYARITTDYGQCILKMVVSEHQQRGALFAPIHWSAMNASHGRVGALVAPFTDPFSGQPESKATPAAIAPYEYVFRGFALSRKQLGLPPGLLWTRVTVIGGFGYLFADNADLSRWPAWLDGVAGADVAEYRDLGGGVYRAASFAGDRIETCLFVGPAHDAGDWEVVKSLFVADHVTDEQRRMLLSGKSSEGAGSTGPIVCACFGVGRGTICDTIAGGARTAAEIGAKLQAGTNCGSCIPELKRLIATTEAVPKQARLAGAAG
- a CDS encoding NAD(P)/FAD-dependent oxidoreductase codes for the protein MSEPLVIVGNGMAAARLVDELAKTALGRYAVAVIGEEPRLAYNRVLLSSVLAGETGSHEIELRPADWWRDRGVTVRYGYRVTEIDTGRRELKIEGEESMEYSKLVLATGSTPLRLNVPGADLAGVHTFRDSRDVDLLLTLAAAKKRVVVVGGGLLGLEAAYGLAKAGAPVTLLHLMDRLMERQLDGPAADLLKTLVERKGIRILLNASTARIHGDGHVEAVELADGSRIEADAVIFAAGIRPNVALARDAGIAVNRGIVVNDEMQTASPDIYALGECAEHRGTCYGLVEPAYEQARVLARHLAGRPAAYQGSVVSTNLKVSGVSVFSAGDFMGADGSETLVLSDFRRGTYKKLVITEGRLTGAVLIGDTVDALWYLELIRNHEKVAAFRADMMFGRTLARPSKAA
- a CDS encoding MFS transporter, which gives rise to MKEDNPTWISDWRPEDEAFWNATGKTIARRNLIWSILAEHIGFSVWLIWSIVTTKLPQAGFHYTTDQLFQLVAVPGLIGALMRFPYTFAVTTFGGRNWTIFSAAVLFIPTLSLAYFVGQPDTPFWLMLLVASTAGLGGGNFASSMTNISFFFPDRMKGWALGLNAAGGNIGVSSVQLLTPILMTLAVINLFQASPVDGIFLQNAGLMWVLPIAIAVFGAVFFMNNLTSAKSSVKNQLAIVKRKHTWIMAYLYIGTFGSFIGYSAAFPLLIKTQFPQVTIAIAFLGPLVGSLSRPFGGWLADRIGGSVITFWNFIVMAGATVGVLYFVGQKDFIGFLSMFLILFVTTGIGNGSTYRMIPSIFREQNLFKVRGKGDAARAGALKTASIESGAAVGFIGAVGAVGGYLIPSGFGKSIAMTGGPSLALAIYLAFYASCLGLTWWFYLRRSPQSEGASSLAEARV
- a CDS encoding formate/nitrite transporter family protein, producing the protein MSYLAPSEFVTKMVDAGESKIFMSTRDTIIRAYMAGAILTLGAWFAITINVNTGQPLIGAMLFPVGFIMLYLLGFDLLTGVFVLSPLALIDKRPGVTLGGVLRNWGLVFVGNFAGAITVAFMMAFVTTFGFTQEPDKVGAAIGNIGEGRTLGYAAHGAAGMATLFMRGMLCNWMVSTGVVGAMVSTSVPGKVIAMWMPIMLFFYMVFEHSVVNMFLFPSGLMLHAKFSILDYLIWNEIPTVLGNLVGGLAFTGMTLYATHVMTKPKRQAGKATPPRVAA
- a CDS encoding bifunctional protein-serine/threonine kinase/phosphatase — its product is MTMSRGLHISVGQHSDKGRKPVNQDFHGILIPDEPLLSLKGIAAVLADGISSSTVSQIASESAVKSFLMDYYCTSQSWTVKTSARRVLDATNSWLHAQTRKSQYAYDRDKGYVCTLSAMVIKATTAHIFHVGDCRVYRVAGKALEQLTDDHRIIVSSEQTYLGRALGINPQLEIDYQAVEVQAGDTFLLATDGAYEFVDARFVTSAINEHAAELDGAAKAIVEEAYRRGSDDNITVQILRIDAVPQREPSGIFNQSSELPLPPLPEPRAIFDGYRIIREIHGSSRSHIYLAVDTETEQPVALKLPSIDLRDNAAYLKRFLMEEWIARRIDSPHVLKPLSQSRRRGYLYVATEFVEGQTLKQWMTDNPRPDLETVRGLIEQIAAGLRAFHRMEMLHQDLRPDNILIDKTGTAKIIDFGSARVAGVAEAAPPDETDDILGTVQYTAPEYFLGQGGSPRSDMFSLAVICYQMLTGKLPYGTQVARIRRKADVRRLKYRPADDDRNVPAWIDGALRRALHPDPYKRHEDLSEFVFELRTPNPAYLDTRITPLLERSPLMFWKLTSAALACAVVVLLALLHAR
- a CDS encoding NAD(P)-dependent oxidoreductase, translating into MTHSTAPDPPKLLVLGATGATGRLIVSQAAARGHDVTVLVRSAEKAGDLKGANLVIGDARDESALREALKGRDAVVSALGTPASPFREVTLLSTGTRALVNAMKAEEVSRLICITGIGAGDSASHGGFVFDKLIFPLLLRKVYADKNRQEAIVRDSGLDWILVRPSILNNKPGSGAVRALTDLSGFHGGSISREDVARFVLDQVRADAWLHRSPLITW
- a CDS encoding SDR family oxidoreductase, which codes for MTILVTGATGTIGRQVVEQLVKRGAAVRALVRDPAKANLPADVTVVQGDLLDIDALRGAFRGVSTLFLLNAVVTDEFTQALIALNLAREAGVERVVYLSVIHSDRYVNVPHFAGKFGVERMIEQMGFNATILRPAYFMNNDLTVKDVVTGYGVYPMPIGSKGLAMIDARDIGEVAAIELVRRERSATSLPVERINLVGPDTLTGAKAAAVWSEVLGRTITYPGDDTAGFEKNLRQFMPSWMAFDMRLMSERFLTEGMIPEAGDVARLTALLGRPLRTYRDFVSEIAASA